The Plectropomus leopardus isolate mb chromosome 2, YSFRI_Pleo_2.0, whole genome shotgun sequence genome has a window encoding:
- the LOC121952510 gene encoding uncharacterized protein LOC121952510 — MPPKREAGATQTLPAAKMIKIGSDAQDFGCDPVEDKYRLADESSYSPFLNNEQETIEFDEENITSPGIRTDTISLLMKIEQLQAQLKYERRCRILAERELRELKEMNTLMMQMRHTAHELRVTLDHVLQGGEVAPLQNSQDETVSFLAEPEAEMREVHNIPQDDHSFLYLSENLRVPKNLYERIAEIADYKKYTSALLMILFDRQTLATHSLQGRRSTFTGEESQKPQLPPDILRSIIDHVAAKFGIDSSQIKTAIRTKLNNEDKLLKKRLGLTKTENKAIIDQSFCQETPLLPENEAMRNDSQL; from the exons ATGCCACCCAAGAGAGAAGCAGGAGCGACTCAAACACTACCAGCAGCCAAGATGATAAAAATCGGCTCTGATGCACAGGATTTTGGCTGCGATCCAGTGGAGGATAAGTACAGGTTGGCTGATGAGTCCAGCTACTCACCTTTTCTCAACAATGAG CAAGAAACCATTGAGTTTGatgaagaaaatattacaaGCCCAGGCATCAGAACAGACACCATCAGTCTCCTCATGAAAATAGAGCAACTGCAGGCACAACTCAAATATGAACGCAGATGTAGAATTTTGGCTGAGAGAGAGCTGAGGGAGCTGAAAG agatgaACACTCTCATGATGCAGATGAGGCACACAGCACATGAGCTGCGAGTCACTTTGGATCACGTTCTCCAGGGAGGCGAGGTGGCACCTTTGCAAAACTCTCAAGATGAAACTGTCTCTTTCCTGGCTGAGCCTGAAGCAGAGATGAGAGAGGTTCATAATATCCCACAA GATGATCACAGCTTCCTGTATCTCTCTGAGAATCTTCGAGTACCAAAAAATCTTTACGAGCGCATCGCAGAGATCGCAGACTACAAGAAGTACACGTCAGCACTGCTGATGATACTTTTTGACAGGCAAACATTGGCCACACACTCTCTGCAGGGCCGGAGAAGCACCTTTACTGGAGAAGAAAGCCAGAAGCCTCAACTCCCACCTGATATCTTAAGAAGTATAATTG ATCACGTTGCAGCCAAGTTTGGCATCGATAGCagccaaataaaaacagcaatccGCACAAAGTTGAATAACGAGGACAAACTATTAAAGAAGAGACTAGGTTtaactaaaactgaaaacaaggcGATCATTGATCAAAGCTTTTGCCAAGAAACTCCACTCCTGCCTGAAAACGAAGCAATGAGAAATGACTCTCAGTTATAA